In a single window of the Campylobacter iguaniorum genome:
- a CDS encoding DUF2156 domain-containing protein, producing MQFIINGVEFHKFDIKSKEIMEKYLCELGKEVEVDISDYTFGANYIWLENASGFYAIIEDSFCLFAMAGSELSMLLPPLGKIENLKRAIEKCFAIMNENNAKTHYARIDYVAGVMLEKFANELESGADIFDAFEEYIFEKQLVDYIYKTDDLIELKGNSYHTKRTEINKFKNTYPNFQIQTLDPQIHRQSIINLANEWATERIKYMPQQNVDEFLEGMYQEKAAIKRMLDHYEKLNLIGIVLFIDDELKGFSVGEKINDGVASVIIEKTDFKVLGSAQFIFREFSKVLKNEYNCDFINVGDDMGFENLKKVKMSYRPNHLEIKYSIYQKC from the coding sequence ATGCAATTTATCATAAATGGAGTTGAGTTTCATAAATTTGATATAAAATCCAAAGAAATCATGGAAAAATATCTATGCGAGCTTGGCAAAGAAGTCGAAGTAGACATCAGCGATTACACATTTGGAGCAAACTACATCTGGCTTGAAAACGCCAGTGGATTTTACGCTATTATAGAAGATAGCTTTTGCCTTTTTGCCATGGCTGGAAGTGAACTAAGTATGCTCTTGCCGCCACTTGGTAAGATAGAAAATCTCAAAAGAGCTATAGAAAAATGCTTTGCCATAATGAACGAAAACAACGCAAAAACGCATTACGCAAGGATCGATTACGTAGCTGGAGTGATGCTTGAGAAGTTCGCAAACGAGCTTGAGAGTGGAGCTGATATCTTTGATGCATTTGAGGAGTATATTTTTGAGAAGCAGCTTGTGGATTACATCTACAAAACAGATGATTTGATTGAATTAAAAGGCAACTCATACCACACCAAACGCACAGAAATAAATAAATTTAAAAACACATATCCAAACTTCCAAATCCAAACCCTAGATCCACAAATCCACAGACAAAGCATAATAAATTTAGCCAACGAATGGGCTACTGAACGCATAAAATATATGCCACAACAAAACGTAGATGAGTTTTTAGAAGGAATGTATCAAGAAAAAGCAGCCATAAAAAGAATGCTAGACCACTATGAAAAGCTAAATTTGATAGGTATAGTTTTGTTTATAGATGATGAATTAAAGGGCTTTAGCGTCGGAGAAAAGATAAATGACGGCGTGGCAAGCGTCATCATCGAAAAAACTGATTTTAAGGTGCTTGGATCGGCTCAGTTTATATTTAGAGAGTTTTCAAAGGTTCTTAAAAACGAATATAATTGCGATTTTATCAATGTCGGCGATGATATGGGATTTGAAAATCTCAAAAAAGTCAAGATGAGCTACCGCCCAAATCACTTAGAGATAAAATACTCAATCTACCAAAAATGTTAA